The Hippoglossus hippoglossus isolate fHipHip1 chromosome 2, fHipHip1.pri, whole genome shotgun sequence DNA segment AGGCTGCACAGCCCTCTGTGATCCAGTCCCCTCAGGTCCAGACCGTACAGGTGAGACAGCCTCTGTTAGACAGCTCACAGCCACCTCGCCGCTTCACTGCACCGACGAGAGTCACTCAGTGCTACACGTGTATCCAGAAGCATTCATAAATCAGTAGATAATCAGATTCCCTTTTCATAAATCTTGAAGTTCACGGCCGATGCTTTTTGTTGACTGTCAGATTTCGACTATTGCCGAGAGCGAAGACTCTCAGGAGTCCGTGGACAGTGTGACGGACTgtcagaagaggagagagatcCTGTCCAGACGACCGTCGTACAGGTGAGCCACGCCTCAGCACTTTGAGAGGCTGCagcttcagaggaggagaaggtagCTGAGATGTTTCTGCTCCGCTCCACAGGAAGATTCTGAACGACTTGTCGTCGGACGCTCCGGCCGTGCCTCGAATTGAGGAGGAGAAGTCGGAGGACGACTCGGCTCCCACCATCACCACCGTCACCATGCCGACCCCCATCTACCAGACCAGCAGCGGCCAGTACAGTGAGTACATCTGCACTGGGGCAGCGTTACTTTGATCTTTACAGTAGAAAGTTACTGCACAGCGTTGGGATTAAAAAGAAAGTTATATTGGACAACTTCCAAACCGCTGAGCATTCTGGGAAGTGAGCAAGTTCCTGGATTCATTCACAGCTGAGTTTGTCTCACGTCCTGGTGATCAGATGTTTTATAATACTGACCCATATTTAGTAACATGTTCCTACTAACGCAGTGGAGCTGTTgttctttcactgtgtttgtcttGGACACACATTCAGGGCTGCGTCCCCGGAGGACGGTCAATAGACACATTGTTTGACGTACACACAGGACGCTGCTGTACAATGATTCCACATGTTgacactaaaacaaacacagcgtCTCTGCCGTGTTTCAGCCGAACGCCGCAGTGACGCCATGTTTACTGCTTCACTTGAGACTAATCCTTACGTGTGACATCCGTCCCTCTGTAGTTGCCATAACGCAGGGCGGGGCCATCCAGCTGGCCAATAACGGCACAGATGGATTGCAGACTCTGACCATGGCCAACGCCGCTGGGGGACAGTCGGGTGCCACCATCCTGCAGTACGCTCAGACCAGCGACGGCCAGCAGATCCTGGTGCCTAGCAACCAAGTGGTCGTACAAGGTGGGGACACAATTCAGCTCCAGCGATTTGAAATATGAAACCCAAGTTCAAAGTGTCGCGTGAGCTTCATGTTTCCGTTCTCATGTCTCGCCGTCTTCGTCCGCCAGCTGCTTCTGGAGACGTCCAGGCCTATCAGATCCGCACAGCCCCCGCCAGCTCCATCACGTCCGGGGTGGTGATGGCGACCTCGCCCGCTCTGGGCTCAGGGGGAGGCACGGAGGAGGTCACGCGTAAAAGGGAGGTCCGACTTATGAAAAACAGGTTTGTGTTCTTCCGTGGGGTCGTGTCTGTTACCTGATGGGGCTGTTGGTGTAATCTCTGATACAGTTAACATCTAACAATGAGCATTATCTAGAAAGTGGGAACAGAAATAGATCAGTAAAAATAACCCTGC contains these protein-coding regions:
- the LOC117775898 gene encoding cyclic AMP-responsive element-binding protein 1-like isoform X1: MKMEAGADTQQSGDTAVSESEAQHITLAQASIAAGQVTTSGPTVTLVQLPNGQTVQVHGVIQAAQPSVIQSPQVQTVQISTIAESEDSQESVDSVTDCQKRREILSRRPSYRKILNDLSSDAPAVPRIEEEKSEDDSAPTITTVTMPTPIYQTSSGQYIAITQGGAIQLANNGTDGLQTLTMANAAGGQSGATILQYAQTSDGQQILVPSNQVVVQAASGDVQAYQIRTAPASSITSGVVMATSPALGSGGGTEEVTRKREVRLMKNREAARECRRKKKEYVKCLENRVAVLENQNKTLIEELKALKDLYCHKSE
- the LOC117775898 gene encoding cyclic AMP-responsive element-binding protein 1-like isoform X2 — translated: MPTPIYQTSSGQYIAITQGGAIQLANNGTDGLQTLTMANAAGGQSGATILQYAQTSDGQQILVPSNQVVVQAASGDVQAYQIRTAPASSITSGVVMATSPALGSGGGTEEVTRKREVRLMKNREAARECRRKKKEYVKCLENRVAVLENQNKTLIEELKALKDLYCHKSE